A window of Dorea formicigenerans contains these coding sequences:
- a CDS encoding ABC transporter substrate-binding protein: MKFKKVVSAVLVSALAVSMMAGCGSKSGSSDSKSDVFKIGGIGPMTGDAAAYGEAVDNGAKLAVEEINKNGGINGKQVEFKTEDDQADAEKAVNAYNTLKDWGMQILMGTVTSGSCTAVASETDSDHMFQITPSGTAVESVQDHDNVFRLCFSDPEQGTKSAEYIAKNKLATKIAVIYNSSDVYSNGIYTNFAAEAKKEGLDVVAAEAFTADNKTDFSVQLKKAQSSGADLVFLPIYYQEASAILQQAAKLDYHPTFFGCDGLDGILGVEGFDKSLAEGTMLLTPYASDAQDEKTQTFTKAYEDKYGNTPIQFAADAYDAIYAIKAAAEEADVTPDMDYSEMCDKLMDAMTKIKIDGLTGVDGITWEKNGEPNKAPKGVKIENGAYVSMD, encoded by the coding sequence ATGAAATTTAAAAAAGTTGTAAGTGCTGTATTAGTATCAGCACTGGCAGTCAGCATGATGGCAGGCTGTGGTTCTAAGAGCGGAAGCTCAGATTCAAAATCAGATGTATTTAAAATTGGTGGAATCGGACCGATGACAGGAGATGCAGCAGCATATGGTGAAGCAGTAGACAACGGTGCAAAGCTTGCTGTAGAAGAGATTAATAAAAATGGTGGAATCAATGGTAAGCAGGTTGAGTTCAAGACAGAAGATGATCAGGCAGATGCAGAGAAAGCTGTGAATGCTTACAATACTCTGAAAGACTGGGGTATGCAGATTCTTATGGGAACTGTAACATCTGGTTCTTGTACAGCAGTAGCATCTGAGACAGACAGTGATCACATGTTCCAGATCACACCTTCCGGAACAGCAGTAGAGAGCGTTCAGGATCACGACAACGTATTCCGTCTTTGCTTCTCAGATCCTGAACAGGGAACAAAATCTGCAGAGTACATTGCAAAGAACAAACTTGCAACAAAGATAGCAGTTATTTATAACAGCTCCGATGTATATTCTAATGGAATTTACACAAACTTCGCAGCAGAGGCTAAGAAAGAAGGCCTTGATGTTGTAGCAGCAGAAGCATTTACAGCAGATAATAAGACAGACTTTTCTGTACAGTTAAAGAAGGCACAGTCATCAGGAGCTGATCTTGTATTCCTTCCAATCTACTATCAGGAAGCATCTGCTATCTTACAGCAGGCAGCTAAGTTAGATTATCATCCGACATTCTTTGGATGTGATGGACTTGACGGAATCCTTGGTGTAGAGGGATTTGATAAATCTCTTGCAGAGGGAACGATGCTTCTGACACCTTATGCATCTGATGCACAGGATGAGAAGACTCAGACATTCACAAAAGCATATGAAGATAAATACGGCAATACACCAATTCAGTTTGCAGCAGATGCATATGATGCAATTTACGCTATCAAAGCTGCAGCAGAGGAAGCTGATGTAACACCGGATATGGATTACTCAGAGATGTGCGACAAATTGATGGACGCTATGACAAAGATCAAGATTGACGGTCTGACAGGTGTAGACGGAATCACATGGGAGAAGAACGGTGAGCCGAACAAGGCACCTAAGGGTGTTAAGATTGAAAATGGTGCATATGTATCCATGGACTAA
- a CDS encoding branched-chain amino acid ABC transporter permease, which yields MSFISYLINGISLGSVYAIIALGYTMVYGIAKMLNFAHGDVIMVGAYIVLTCVTGAGLNPIVAIIIATIACTIFGVVIEGVAYRPLRNAASPLAVLITAIGVSYLLQNLALLIFGSNTKSFPEVIKLPNLKLAGGKLTITGTTILTIVLCIVIMAGLMLFINKTKAGQAMLAVSEDKGAAQLMGINVNKTISMTFAIGSALAAIAGVLLCSAYPSLTPYTGSMPGIKAFVAAVFGGIGSVPGALIGGIILGIIEILGKAYISSQLADAIVFAVLIVVLLVKPTGILGKNIQEKV from the coding sequence ATGAGTTTTATATCTTATCTCATTAATGGTATCAGCCTTGGAAGTGTATATGCGATCATCGCTCTTGGCTATACCATGGTATACGGTATTGCTAAGATGTTGAACTTCGCCCACGGTGACGTTATTATGGTCGGAGCATATATCGTATTGACTTGTGTGACAGGCGCAGGTCTGAATCCAATTGTTGCAATCATTATTGCGACGATCGCCTGCACAATTTTTGGAGTTGTAATTGAAGGAGTTGCTTATCGCCCGCTTCGTAATGCGGCATCTCCACTGGCAGTTCTGATTACAGCAATCGGTGTCAGCTACCTGCTTCAGAACCTGGCACTTCTGATTTTTGGTTCTAATACGAAATCATTTCCAGAAGTCATCAAATTGCCGAACTTGAAACTGGCAGGTGGAAAGCTTACAATTACAGGAACAACCATCCTGACAATTGTACTATGTATTGTTATTATGGCAGGTCTGATGCTGTTTATTAATAAGACAAAAGCAGGTCAGGCAATGTTAGCCGTATCCGAGGACAAAGGTGCAGCACAGCTTATGGGAATTAATGTAAATAAGACTATTTCCATGACATTTGCAATCGGATCCGCACTTGCTGCAATCGCTGGTGTACTGCTTTGCTCTGCATACCCAAGCCTGACACCTTACACAGGTTCCATGCCTGGTATCAAGGCGTTCGTAGCAGCCGTATTTGGTGGAATCGGTTCTGTACCGGGAGCGCTGATAGGAGGAATTATTCTTGGAATCATTGAGATTCTCGGAAAAGCATACATTTCTTCACAGCTTGCAGATGCAATCGTATTTGCAGTTCTGATCGTGGTACTTCTTGTAAAACCTACTGGAATTCTTGGTAAGAATATCCAGGAGAAAGTGTAG
- a CDS encoding branched-chain amino acid ABC transporter permease, with protein sequence MLKNMNKTTKNNMITYLMVIVVYAVIQVLVTSGSLSSLFTGLLVPICTYIILAISLNLVVGFLGELSLGHAGFMCIGAFTSAFFSKCMKGVIEPDLLRFMIALLIGAVCAGIFGILIGIPVLRLNGDYLAIVTLAFGEIIKNVINVFYIGKDSKGFHFSMKDSVSLNMEPDGKILLNGPQGISGTPKDSTFTIGFILILITLVIVLNLISSRTGRAIMAIRDDRIAAESIGINITKYKLIAFSLSAAIAGMAGVLYSHNLSSLMATPQNFGYNMSIMILVFVVLGGIGSVRGSIIAAAILTLLPELLRGLSNYRMLIYAIVLIVMMLFNWAPKAIEWREKHLAKFKQKKAVKEEA encoded by the coding sequence ATGTTAAAGAATATGAATAAAACAACAAAAAACAACATGATTACATATCTTATGGTAATCGTAGTTTACGCAGTAATCCAGGTACTTGTTACAAGTGGAAGCCTGTCTAGCTTATTTACAGGATTACTTGTACCAATCTGTACTTACATCATTTTGGCAATTTCTCTGAACCTGGTCGTAGGTTTTCTTGGAGAACTGAGCCTTGGACATGCCGGATTCATGTGTATCGGAGCATTTACAAGTGCATTTTTCTCTAAATGCATGAAAGGTGTCATTGAGCCGGATCTTTTAAGATTCATGATTGCTCTTCTGATCGGAGCAGTGTGCGCAGGAATTTTCGGAATCCTAATTGGAATTCCGGTACTTCGTCTGAATGGAGATTACCTGGCAATTGTAACACTGGCGTTTGGCGAGATTATTAAAAATGTAATTAATGTCTTTTATATTGGCAAAGATTCTAAAGGATTCCATTTTTCAATGAAGGATTCCGTGTCTTTGAACATGGAGCCGGATGGAAAGATTCTTCTGAACGGACCACAGGGAATCAGCGGAACACCGAAAGACAGTACATTTACTATCGGATTTATATTAATTCTGATCACACTTGTCATTGTTCTGAATCTGATCAGCTCCAGAACCGGACGCGCGATCATGGCGATTCGTGATGACCGTATTGCAGCAGAATCCATAGGGATCAATATAACAAAATATAAACTGATTGCATTTTCTCTGTCTGCAGCAATTGCAGGAATGGCTGGAGTCCTTTACTCACATAATCTGTCATCGCTGATGGCAACACCACAGAACTTTGGTTACAACATGTCTATCATGATTCTTGTATTTGTTGTTCTGGGAGGAATTGGAAGTGTGAGAGGTTCTATTATTGCAGCAGCAATCCTGACACTGCTTCCGGAACTTCTGCGTGGACTGTCCAATTACCGTATGTTGATCTACGCAATTGTACTGATTGTCATGATGCTCTTTAACTGGGCTCCGAAAGCAATTGAGTGGAGAGAAAAACATTTGGCAAAATTCAAACAGAAAAAAGCAGTAAAGGAGGAAGCATAA
- a CDS encoding thiamine phosphate synthase — MNCNDSMINNSILKKMNNPGRNFQILAISNRHLCNQPFEDQIKRVCEWHPDALVLREKDLPEDEYKTLAKNILDICKAYDVPCILHTYWKAALELGHDAIHLPLPLLRELSAESQKHLQSQNSTISQSFHVTDFHKIGTSVHSVEDAMEAERLGATYVTAGHIFTTDCKKGLPPRGLDFLKNVCDAVTIPVYGIGGIKFDPQQWNSLKKQGACGGCIMSGMMQL, encoded by the coding sequence ATGAACTGTAATGATTCTATGATAAATAATTCTATTCTCAAGAAGATGAATAATCCTGGCAGAAATTTCCAAATCCTTGCCATTTCAAACCGACATCTCTGCAATCAACCTTTTGAAGACCAGATTAAACGCGTCTGCGAATGGCACCCGGACGCTCTCGTTCTTAGAGAAAAGGATTTGCCAGAAGACGAATACAAAACATTAGCAAAAAATATTCTGGATATCTGTAAAGCTTACGATGTCCCATGTATCTTACATACTTACTGGAAAGCAGCGCTGGAACTCGGACATGATGCCATTCATTTGCCACTGCCTCTGTTACGGGAGTTGTCTGCCGAGTCGCAGAAGCATTTACAAAGTCAGAATTCGACAATCTCGCAGAGTTTTCATGTTACGGACTTTCATAAAATCGGCACATCTGTTCATTCTGTCGAGGATGCCATGGAAGCAGAACGGCTCGGTGCGACCTATGTGACAGCCGGACACATTTTCACAACAGATTGTAAGAAAGGCCTGCCGCCACGTGGACTTGATTTTTTGAAAAATGTCTGTGATGCAGTCACGATTCCTGTCTACGGAATCGGCGGAATAAAATTTGACCCGCAACAATGGAACAGCCTGAAAAAACAAGGTGCCTGCGGCGGGTGTATTATGTCAGGAATGATGCAGCTTTAA
- a CDS encoding DUF3878 family protein, whose product METEKSTENVWKAEQKNKENVENQAYQISQERALEMLEELLEQDQFELLLPEYKLVYMMNDAVESFLVFHGARMTGIYQDDYEGPLDASVTYENGEYVLVVHQDDSVVTLFYQSLSVEVHLYNYGEIGHFWVEGYEYLRQLEYRIAILRDKLEYLGPEFCTPTEQKLAMLEQFPPLNYCCYPAVPDQYIVPKDNPWQPSEEAITVMEEFAEEADDKSMIKLLKYYRKHHGMRMSRYIAVKLHQTKHVRFIELLTEKLKQEAANYPNRSFGKEADERHQKLISQAKKEQAELYQQGIKSEVLREEPFVTAQDELDYKVYLMIYKWQGKNRGVNVRRIN is encoded by the coding sequence TTGGAAACAGAGAAAAGCACAGAAAATGTGTGGAAAGCAGAGCAAAAGAATAAAGAAAATGTGGAAAATCAGGCGTACCAGATCAGTCAGGAGAGAGCTTTGGAGATGTTGGAAGAACTTTTGGAACAAGATCAGTTCGAATTACTTCTGCCAGAGTATAAACTGGTTTATATGATGAACGATGCAGTGGAAAGCTTTCTTGTATTTCACGGTGCGCGAATGACCGGAATTTATCAGGACGATTATGAAGGACCACTGGATGCATCAGTTACCTATGAAAATGGAGAATATGTGCTTGTGGTACATCAGGACGATTCCGTTGTAACGCTCTTTTACCAGTCGCTGTCAGTGGAAGTACATTTATACAATTATGGAGAAATCGGACATTTCTGGGTGGAAGGGTACGAATACTTAAGACAACTGGAATATCGCATTGCAATTTTACGGGACAAATTAGAATATCTGGGACCGGAATTCTGCACACCGACAGAACAGAAACTGGCAATGTTAGAACAGTTCCCGCCACTCAATTACTGCTGTTACCCGGCGGTGCCGGATCAATATATTGTACCAAAAGATAATCCGTGGCAGCCGTCAGAAGAGGCAATCACAGTCATGGAAGAATTCGCAGAAGAAGCAGACGATAAAAGCATGATAAAGTTATTAAAATATTACCGGAAACATCATGGTATGAGAATGAGTCGTTACATAGCTGTAAAATTACATCAGACAAAACATGTACGCTTCATAGAACTTCTGACAGAAAAACTCAAACAAGAAGCCGCAAACTATCCAAACCGGAGTTTCGGAAAAGAAGCTGATGAAAGACATCAGAAACTTATCAGTCAGGCAAAAAAAGAGCAGGCAGAACTTTATCAGCAGGGAATCAAGTCCGAGGTACTAAGAGAAGAGCCATTCGTCACCGCACAAGACGAACTCGACTATAAGGTTTATCTCATGATTTATAAGTGGCAGGGAAAAAACAGGGGCGTCAATGTCAGAAGAATAAATTAA
- a CDS encoding ECF transporter S component, whose protein sequence is MSTNVATQNKSNTAGMSKVRFITQVGMLGAIAVILMAFEIPLPFAPAFYKIDFSEVPALIGCFAMGPAAGAMIELIKIVLHLLISGTSTAGVGDIANFAIGCAFILPAAWIYKAKHSRKSAMIGMAAGTVFMAFIGCFLNAYVLLPAYAKAFSMPIDALVGMGTAVNGHITNLLTFVVFAVAPFNLLKGAMVSVVVLLIYKKISPILKMR, encoded by the coding sequence ATGAGTACAAATGTAGCAACACAGAACAAGTCAAACACAGCAGGTATGTCAAAAGTAAGATTCATTACCCAGGTGGGAATGCTGGGGGCAATTGCAGTTATTTTAATGGCATTTGAAATACCGCTTCCATTTGCACCGGCATTTTACAAGATTGATTTCAGCGAAGTTCCGGCACTGATCGGCTGCTTTGCAATGGGACCGGCAGCAGGAGCAATGATCGAACTTATTAAAATCGTATTACATCTTCTGATCAGTGGAACATCTACAGCAGGTGTCGGTGATATTGCCAACTTTGCAATTGGTTGTGCCTTTATCCTTCCGGCAGCATGGATCTATAAAGCAAAACACTCCAGAAAAAGTGCAATGATCGGAATGGCAGCAGGAACTGTATTTATGGCATTTATCGGTTGCTTTTTAAATGCATATGTATTACTTCCGGCTTATGCAAAAGCATTTAGCATGCCAATCGATGCGCTGGTAGGAATGGGAACAGCAGTAAATGGTCATATTACGAATTTACTTACATTTGTCGTATTTGCAGTAGCACCATTTAACCTTTTGAAAGGTGCAATGGTATCTGTTGTGGTACTTCTGATTTACAAGAAGATCAGTCCAATTCTGAAAATGAGATAA
- a CDS encoding pyruvate carboxylase, with amino-acid sequence MKQFKKVLVANRGEIAIRVFRALNELGIVTVSIYSKEDRYALFRSKADESYPLNPDKGPIDAYLDIDTIIKIALNAGVDAIHPGYGFLSENPEFVDACEQNGITFIGPSSDIMRAMGDKISSKQIAIAADVPIIPGVDHAMKSYEEAAKIADMVGYPIMLKASNGGGGRGMRIVNDPADLEKEFNEARNESKKAFGDDMIFVEKYLKGPKHIEVQVIGDNYGNVVHLFDRDCSVQRRHQKVVEYAPAFTIPDETREKIFDAAIRLCKNVGYVNAGTLEFLVDRDNNPYFIEMNPRIQVEHTVSEMVTGIDIVQAQILVAEGYALDSEEIHIKSQEDVTCNGYSIQTRVTSEDPANNFLPDTGEMTVYRSGSGNGIRLDGGCAYVGAVVSPHYDSLLVKIISHDRTFAGAVRKSERALQEMRIRGVKTNIPFLINVLNHPTFQSGQCYTTFIEETPELFRLTHSLNRATKIIEFIGDRIINSDMGKKKQFDNRILPTFDHDKPVYGARDEFLKLGAEGYMQKILKEEKLYVTDTSMRDAQQSLVATRMRSKDLCGAAYATNAFMQNAFSVEAWGGATFDTAYRFLKESPWKRLTTLRERMPNTLIQMLLRASNAVGYSNYPDNLVKEFIQISAENGIDVFRIFDSLNWIETMKLPIEEALKTGKIVEGAICYTGDITSPNETKYTLDYYVKMAKELESLGCHSIAIKDMAGLLKPLAAKELISTLKRELHVPLHLHTHDSTGNGVSTVMMAAEAGVDIVDLAIESMSSLTSQPSMNAVAEALRGTRRDTGLKPEELTELSHYYSRVREVYAPFESDMKSPNTEIYKYEIPGGQYSNLLAQVTSMGSPDDFEAIKGLYKDANDLLGNIVKVTPTSKAVGDLAIFMYKNGLTKDNILTEGAGLSYPDSVVSYFQGMMGQPYGGFPKELQKIVLKDIKPLTERPGALLPAVDLDQIKKDLCEKYHYEDRSEADMCKKAVSYALYPKVYEDYCEHFEIYNDVTRLESHVYFYGLRKGEETYLKIGEGKELLIKYLEASEPDEDGYRTLMFQVNGSIRNVKILDKKLEIKTDRKLKASKSNPKQLGANIPGIVGNVLVKEGDPVKVNTPLLTLEAMKMETIVVSTIEGVVDKIYVKPGETVHQDDLMMSFQ; translated from the coding sequence ATGAAACAGTTCAAGAAAGTTCTGGTGGCGAACCGTGGGGAAATCGCCATTCGAGTATTCCGCGCACTCAATGAGCTCGGAATTGTGACAGTCAGCATTTATTCTAAGGAAGACAGATACGCTCTTTTCCGTTCCAAAGCAGACGAATCCTATCCCCTGAATCCTGATAAAGGACCAATCGATGCATATCTTGATATTGATACAATTATTAAGATCGCACTGAATGCAGGCGTAGATGCAATCCATCCTGGATATGGGTTCCTGTCAGAGAATCCGGAGTTTGTAGATGCATGTGAACAGAATGGCATTACATTTATTGGACCTTCCAGTGATATTATGAGAGCAATGGGAGATAAGATTTCTTCCAAACAGATTGCCATTGCAGCAGATGTACCAATCATTCCTGGAGTAGATCACGCGATGAAGTCTTATGAAGAGGCAGCGAAGATCGCAGACATGGTCGGATATCCGATTATGCTGAAAGCTTCCAACGGTGGTGGCGGACGTGGTATGCGTATTGTCAATGATCCGGCTGATCTGGAAAAAGAATTCAACGAGGCGAGAAATGAATCTAAAAAAGCTTTCGGTGATGATATGATTTTCGTTGAGAAATATCTGAAAGGACCAAAGCATATTGAGGTTCAGGTGATCGGAGATAATTACGGCAATGTTGTGCATCTGTTCGACCGTGACTGCTCTGTGCAGAGACGTCACCAGAAGGTCGTAGAGTATGCGCCGGCATTTACCATTCCAGACGAGACAAGAGAGAAGATTTTTGATGCAGCAATCCGTCTTTGTAAAAATGTTGGATATGTTAATGCAGGAACACTGGAGTTTCTGGTAGACAGAGATAACAATCCATACTTTATTGAAATGAATCCTCGTATTCAGGTAGAGCATACAGTCAGTGAGATGGTGACAGGAATTGATATCGTGCAGGCTCAGATCCTGGTTGCAGAAGGATATGCTCTTGATTCAGAGGAGATACATATTAAATCGCAGGAAGATGTTACATGTAACGGATATTCTATTCAGACTCGTGTTACTTCTGAAGATCCGGCAAATAACTTCCTGCCGGATACAGGTGAGATGACAGTATATCGTTCCGGTTCCGGTAATGGTATCCGTCTGGACGGTGGCTGTGCATATGTCGGAGCCGTTGTATCACCACACTATGACAGTCTGCTTGTAAAGATTATTTCTCATGACCGTACCTTTGCAGGTGCAGTGAGAAAATCCGAGCGTGCCCTTCAGGAGATGCGTATCCGTGGAGTTAAGACAAATATTCCGTTCCTGATCAATGTGCTGAACCACCCGACATTCCAGTCCGGTCAGTGTTACACAACATTTATCGAGGAGACACCGGAGTTATTCCGCCTGACACACAGCCTGAACCGTGCGACTAAGATCATTGAGTTTATCGGTGATCGTATCATCAATTCTGACATGGGTAAGAAGAAACAGTTCGACAACCGTATTCTGCCGACATTTGACCATGATAAACCGGTCTATGGTGCAAGAGATGAATTTTTAAAACTTGGTGCAGAAGGCTACATGCAGAAGATTTTAAAAGAAGAAAAGCTTTATGTTACAGATACAAGTATGCGTGATGCGCAGCAGTCACTGGTGGCAACACGTATGCGTAGCAAAGATCTGTGCGGTGCCGCTTATGCGACAAATGCATTTATGCAGAACGCATTTTCAGTAGAGGCATGGGGAGGTGCTACGTTTGATACAGCGTACCGATTCCTGAAGGAGTCACCGTGGAAACGTCTGACAACTTTAAGAGAGCGTATGCCGAACACATTGATCCAGATGTTGCTTCGTGCGTCCAATGCCGTTGGATACAGCAACTATCCGGACAACCTTGTAAAAGAGTTCATTCAGATCTCAGCAGAGAATGGAATCGATGTATTCCGTATTTTTGACAGTCTGAACTGGATCGAGACTATGAAACTGCCAATCGAGGAGGCACTTAAGACTGGAAAGATCGTTGAAGGTGCAATCTGCTACACAGGAGATATTACAAGTCCGAACGAGACAAAGTATACATTAGATTATTATGTGAAGATGGCGAAAGAACTGGAGTCTTTAGGATGCCATTCTATTGCGATCAAGGATATGGCAGGACTTCTGAAGCCGCTGGCAGCAAAAGAACTGATCAGCACACTGAAGAGAGAACTTCATGTACCATTACATTTGCATACACACGATTCCACGGGAAATGGTGTAAGTACTGTTATGATGGCGGCAGAAGCCGGCGTAGATATTGTCGACCTGGCAATTGAGTCTATGTCATCACTGACCAGTCAGCCGTCTATGAACGCAGTAGCAGAGGCACTTCGTGGAACAAGACGTGACACAGGCCTGAAGCCGGAGGAACTGACAGAATTAAGTCACTACTACAGCCGTGTGCGTGAAGTATATGCACCATTTGAAAGTGATATGAAATCTCCAAACACAGAGATTTACAAATATGAGATTCCAGGAGGACAGTACTCCAACTTGCTTGCACAGGTAACAAGTATGGGATCACCAGATGATTTTGAAGCAATCAAGGGACTTTACAAAGACGCCAATGATCTGCTTGGAAACATCGTAAAAGTAACTCCAACTTCCAAGGCAGTCGGTGATCTGGCTATCTTTATGTACAAGAATGGCCTGACAAAAGATAATATTCTGACAGAAGGTGCCGGATTATCCTATCCGGATTCCGTCGTATCTTATTTCCAGGGTATGATGGGACAGCCGTATGGTGGATTCCCGAAGGAACTGCAGAAGATTGTCCTGAAAGATATTAAACCACTGACAGAACGTCCAGGTGCACTTCTCCCGGCAGTTGATCTGGATCAGATTAAGAAGGATCTGTGCGAGAAATATCATTATGAGGATCGCTCAGAAGCAGATATGTGCAAGAAAGCAGTCAGCTATGCGCTGTATCCGAAGGTATATGAGGACTATTGCGAACACTTTGAGATTTACAATGATGTTACAAGATTGGAAAGTCACGTATACTTCTATGGCCTTAGAAAGGGTGAGGAGACTTACTTGAAGATTGGCGAAGGAAAGGAACTTCTGATCAAATATCTGGAAGCAAGCGAGCCGGACGAGGACGGATACCGTACATTGATGTTCCAGGTAAATGGATCTATCCGTAACGTTAAGATTCTGGATAAGAAACTGGAGATCAAGACAGATCGTAAGCTTAAGGCAAGCAAGTCCAATCCGAAACAGCTTGGAGCAAATATCCCAGGTATCGTAGGAAATGTTCTTGTCAAAGAGGGAGATCCGGTCAAAGTCAATACACCGCTTCTTACTCTGGAAGCTATGAAGATGGAGACAATCGTTGTATCTACGATCGAAGGTGTTGTAGACAAGATTTATGTAAAACCAGGTGAGACAGTGCATCAGGACGATCTGATGATGTCCTTCCAGTAA
- a CDS encoding transglutaminase domain-containing protein, with the protein MEQYYYNRMNKIEQAVYHALYQGFLNIDEEIQIPRLEGEALYNVFFKLRLDHPEIFWATGYKYKYYNDSPNLIFVPEYLFEKAKIKEHQKAMTARVEKITREAKTFSQWDKEKYIHDFLCESIHYDKLKKPYSHEIIGPLGHGVGVCEGIAKSVKVLCDALGIWCMIAVCGNNPEKGIKYRHTWNIVKIDGQYYHLDVTFDNTLGNYEKKENQKPENKTPRNTSGKNKARKAEQMDFRYDYFNLDDKNIFRDHEPLLYPAPACNEGGHFYYKEKKLSFTKIEDVYKRSLQAAKKGRVLTFHWRGGYLTKEVLKELLEEIERAGREKNKQPQISLNWAQAVLRVEYQELPEGMIRETKVVMEDANEGER; encoded by the coding sequence ATGGAACAGTACTATTATAATAGGATGAATAAAATAGAACAGGCAGTTTATCATGCCTTGTATCAGGGATTTTTAAATATAGATGAAGAGATTCAGATCCCAAGACTGGAGGGTGAGGCACTCTATAATGTCTTTTTCAAGCTCCGGCTGGATCATCCGGAAATTTTCTGGGCAACAGGCTATAAGTATAAATATTACAACGATTCTCCCAATCTGATTTTTGTGCCGGAATATTTATTTGAAAAAGCAAAGATAAAAGAACATCAGAAAGCCATGACAGCCCGAGTAGAGAAAATCACAAGAGAAGCGAAAACATTTTCCCAGTGGGACAAGGAAAAATATATACACGACTTTTTATGTGAAAGTATACATTATGATAAGCTGAAAAAACCTTATTCCCATGAGATTATCGGACCTTTAGGGCATGGGGTAGGCGTATGTGAAGGAATTGCAAAATCCGTGAAGGTATTGTGTGATGCCCTTGGAATTTGGTGTATGATCGCAGTGTGTGGAAATAATCCGGAAAAAGGGATTAAGTACCGTCATACATGGAATATTGTAAAGATTGACGGACAGTATTATCACCTGGACGTAACATTTGACAATACGCTTGGCAATTATGAGAAAAAAGAAAATCAGAAACCGGAAAACAAAACTCCACGCAACACATCGGGAAAGAACAAAGCCAGAAAAGCAGAACAGATGGATTTCAGGTACGATTATTTTAACCTGGATGATAAAAACATTTTCCGGGATCACGAACCACTGTTGTATCCGGCTCCAGCATGCAACGAGGGCGGACACTTCTATTATAAAGAAAAGAAACTGTCATTTACAAAGATAGAAGATGTATACAAGCGGTCGCTTCAGGCAGCGAAAAAAGGACGCGTGCTGACCTTTCACTGGCGAGGCGGTTATCTGACCAAAGAAGTGCTAAAAGAACTTCTGGAAGAAATCGAGAGAGCCGGACGTGAGAAAAATAAACAGCCTCAGATCAGTCTGAACTGGGCACAGGCAGTCTTGAGGGTGGAGTATCAGGAACTGCCGGAAGGCATGATCAGAGAAACGAAAGTTGTGATGGAAGATGCCAATGAAGGAGAGAGATAA
- a CDS encoding ABC transporter ATP-binding protein, which translates to MALLDVKNLSISFGGLRAVDGFEMQIEKGELYGLIGPNGAGKTTVFNLLTGVYKPNEGIIKLDGEDITGKKTIDINKAGIARTFQNIRLFKQLSVLDNVKVGLHNHYKYSTLEGILRLPKYKKVEKAMDEKAMEILKVFDLDGEADVLATNLPYGKQRKLEIARAMATEPKLLLLDEPAAGMNPNETGELMETIQFVREHFGMTILLIEHDMKLVSGICEELTVLNFGQVLAQGKTADVLNNPEVISAYLGDE; encoded by the coding sequence ATGGCATTATTAGATGTAAAAAATCTGTCCATTTCCTTCGGAGGACTGCGTGCAGTAGACGGGTTTGAAATGCAGATCGAAAAAGGGGAACTTTACGGACTGATCGGACCGAACGGAGCCGGTAAAACAACGGTATTCAACCTTCTGACAGGTGTGTATAAGCCAAATGAGGGAATTATCAAACTGGATGGCGAGGATATTACCGGTAAGAAGACGATTGACATCAACAAAGCAGGTATTGCAAGAACATTTCAGAATATCCGTCTGTTTAAGCAGTTATCAGTACTTGATAATGTAAAAGTCGGACTTCACAATCACTATAAATATTCTACATTGGAAGGAATCTTACGGCTTCCAAAATACAAAAAAGTAGAGAAAGCCATGGATGAGAAGGCTATGGAAATCTTGAAGGTTTTTGATCTTGACGGTGAAGCAGATGTGCTGGCAACGAACCTTCCATATGGTAAGCAGAGAAAGCTGGAGATTGCCCGTGCTATGGCAACAGAGCCGAAGCTTCTTCTTCTGGACGAGCCTGCCGCAGGTATGAACCCGAATGAGACGGGAGAACTGATGGAGACAATCCAGTTCGTGAGAGAACATTTTGGAATGACAATACTTCTGATCGAGCATGACATGAAACTGGTATCCGGAATTTGCGAAGAACTGACAGTTCTGAATTTCGGTCAGGTACTGGCACAGGGAAAAACAGCAGATGTGTTGAATAACCCTGAAGTTATTTCTGCATATCTTGGAGATGAATAA